In Phoenix dactylifera cultivar Barhee BC4 chromosome 11, palm_55x_up_171113_PBpolish2nd_filt_p, whole genome shotgun sequence, the following are encoded in one genomic region:
- the LOC103703324 gene encoding uncharacterized protein LOC103703324: MAASKEILSYPSFAKLDKKSHYEEDFQSDFWSAPEKKACSSGQRSLRQGARYQLRDENDFLDGYESGEESCISPLPKAHPEVNLKNVLSGIVAIITGRIKGLGIVQPHQISSPTFLGSESNGDSFLHPSVYIPSAPPLLEAEAINYSAYREVLEAEPPEWLPDSYTTVCMQCTSPFTALTRGRHHCRFCGGVFCRACTKGRCLLPVKFRERDPQRVCDACYDRLDPLQGILINSNSNAMQSAKHDVMDWTSTRGWLNLPVGLSMEHEIYKAANTLRSYSQVARLNPEKSIPLAVLKGAKGLAMLTVAKAGALLTYKLGTGLVVARRSDGSWSAPSAILSVGLGWGAQIGGELVDFIIVLHGSKAVKTFTSRMHFSLGGGLSAAAGPVGRVFEADLRAGDKGSGMCYTYSCSKGAFVGVSLEGNLVATRMDANLRFYGDPYLTTTDILLGTVERPKAAVPLYSALNELYWRLIC, translated from the exons ATGGCAGCATCTAAAGAAATACTTTCATATCCTTCATTCGCTAAGCTTGATAAAAAAAGCCATTATGAGGAAGACTTCCAATCTGATTTCTGGAGTGCCCCCGAGAAAAAGGCTTGCTCATCAGGGCAAAGATCCTTAAGACAAGGAGCTCGTTATCAGTTAAGGGATGAGAATGACTTTCTCGATGGATATGAGTCAGGTGAAGAGTCTTGCATTTCTCCACTGCCCAAAGCACACCCTGAAGTGAACTTGAAAAATGTCTTGAGTGGGATAGTTGCAATTATCACTGGCAGGATCAAAGGACTTGGCATTGTTCAACCACATCAAATTTCTAGTCCAACATTTTTGGGATCTGAAAGCAATGGAGACAGTTTCTTACATCCGTCAGTGTACATACCGAGTGCACCACCATTGCTTGAGGCAGAAGCCATCAACTATAGTGCTTATAGGGAGGTACTAGAAGCAGAACCTCCAGAGTGGCTTCCAGATAGTTATACTACAGTGTGCATGCAGTGCACTTCTCCTTTCACTGCCCTTACCCGTGGAAGGCATCACTGCCGATTTTGTGGGGGTGTTTTCTGTAGAGCATGCACGAAAGGGAGATGTTTGTTACCTGTCAAGTTCCGAGAGCGAGATCCTCAGAGAGTGTGTGATGCCTGTTATGATAGGTTGGATCCCTTGCAAGGAATATTGATTAACTCTAATAGTAATGCCATGCAATCAGCAAAACACGATGTTATGGATTGGACATCCACGAGAGGGTGGTTAAATTTGCCTGTGGGTTTATCAATGGAACATGAGATATATAAAGCAGCAAACACTTTGAGGAGTTATAGCCAG GTTGCCAGATTGAATCCTGAGAAGTCTATTCCTCTGGCTGTCCTAAAAGGAGCAAAAGGACTTGCTATGCTGACAGTTGCCAAGGCTGGTGCGCTTCTTACTTACAAATTAGGTACAGGTCTAGTAGTTGCTCGAAGGTCTGATGGGTCATGGTCTGCACCATCTGCCATACTCTCTGTTGGTCTAGGATGGGGTGCGCAG ATTGGGGGAGAACTTGTGGACTTCATCATTGTTCTACATGGTTCTAAAGCTGTCAAGACATTTACTAGCCGCATGCATTTTTCCCTTGGAGGAGGTTTGAGTGCAGCAGCAGGACCAGTTGGGAGAGTCTTTGAAGCAGATCTCCGAGCTGGAGACAAAGGATCTGGAATGTGTTACACTTATAGTTGTAGCAAAG GTGCTTTTGTTGGAGTCTCACTGGAAGGTAACCTTGTTGCGACGCGGATGGATGCTAATCTGCGCTTCTATGGTGATCCTTATCTGACAACAACTGACATTCTTCTGGGAACAGTAGAGAGACCTAAAGCTGCTGTGCCATTATATTCTGCTCTGAATGAACTCTACTGGAGGCTGATATGTTAA